A portion of the Corticium candelabrum chromosome 5, ooCorCand1.1, whole genome shotgun sequence genome contains these proteins:
- the LOC134179647 gene encoding uncharacterized protein K02A2.6-like yields the protein MAICAKENPQGTEPLMTSRLPDFPWQVVRTDLMELNGAHYLVVIDYLSRYPALIKLTSTTALAVIQALKSVFARHGILHILRSDNGPQYTAREIKEFTKAHGFVMITSSPRYPQSNGLVEQMVKSIKQLLY from the coding sequence ATGGCCATATGTGCAAAAGAGAATCCACAAGGAACTGAACCACTCATGACCTCTCGGTTACCAGATTTTCCTTGGCAAGTCGTGAGAACGGACTTAATGGAGTTAAATGGAGCTCACTATCTTGTTGTCATTGACTACCTCTCGAGATATCCAGCACTTATCAAGTTGACGTCCACCACAGCCTTAGCGGTAATTCAAGCCTTGAAGTCTGTTTTTGCCCGTCACGGTATCCTCCATATTCTCAGGAGCGACAACGGACCTCAGTATACCGCTCGAGAAATCAAAGAGTTCACCAAAGCTCATGGATTTGTCATGATAACCAGCAGCCCTAGGTATCCACAAAGCAACGGACTCGTGGAGCAAATGGTCAAATCCATCAAACAACTACTGTACTGA
- the LOC134179350 gene encoding uncharacterized protein LOC134179350, which translates to MVNMLLRFLLVLAIISGTSFAVKEQQKSLLKDLEGKHCRAWQKNSECNVQVLQYTTHFVDALCCLVDNASGKKHFWSQLAHILHQLDDKLEDGESELTRKAFAEAKTQDGVVPSVIREWNFLGPFPIGKMEVDGDPVSGLGGAYRAYKESLGKHHVYRSELTSNASLTWIKLKAEKSGEVHVSPIIDWRDLVSSLGSTGIMEWQGWSVGEFYVNQKAVVLVRCLGVHTIYIDDYILAADIYRRDWFWFSIHLSVGLHVLSIRLRTKVQLTYQCHLKQSGNLRFELHQPHYVPDIVEGQLVSSYVALPVVNHALEKGLKDIRVTVIEQTGAPSISVSLATNRLMIPVARGQVSFLPLLLESQSTSGKKGKCQDVKLSLKLSASSAHSQQIDIKLRCRSKKESFLFTFEDHDGSIQHAAAIAPKKKCPSSGCPVVLTLHGTGVPPQNQADSYKRMKEKNWVFGLDTAWVLAPTRHGAHNWEGPGMLTSITALKQLSEISRKMSWTPDVAWTKVVFAGHSMGGHGAWHLATHHPDSALAVISAAGWIAKEEYGDSNLFFCHDVSVSFTDPALKAILEACVAENMADHHVSNLRGVPVLARVGAVDRTVHPYYGRRMYRLLEQAGVNVSYAELPGKEHWWWDTWSENDGGVNSDPVVRKFVEYFTVPHKDGWQNRQCYKNKDCVTDSRESKYSGSAGALFASETSRLAGQYTLSVFNPASHKGLRGVQVILQLIPMRKSKVQIDIREESAVLHTSNVKMLQLQPPDVAPIYWQSMQDVTIDGMHLPNLTSDSEDSLSLYRNDDGSWEKVSSSLAILALSRYGPARRVAESPFLIVVGKDTTVMHMALYIANLFHLTSDTLAPIVTDSDIEPLQDQYNLIILGQPEENTLIQSSLLTTPISYENKGFRLGRCHFSSNHTGVAAIGFHSQHHQTLILTGNSAEALKDIVHLATPTIPPMTRSPFSNLIPDFVITGHDFKAFGTGGYLCAGFWDQQIRDAQLHTVINKQSISCAC; encoded by the exons ATGGTCAACATGCTGCTGAGGTTTCTTTTAGTTCTGGCAATAATTAGTGGAACTTCGTTTGCAGTGAAAGAACAGCAGAAG AGCCTCTTGAAAGACTTAGAAGGCAAGCACTGTCGTGCCTGGCAGAAAAACAGTGAATGCAACGTGCAGGTTCTGCAATACACGACACAC TTTGTTGATGCCTTGTGCTGTCTGGTTGATAATGCGAGTGGCAAGAAACACTTCTG GTCTCAACTGGCTCACATTCTTCATCAACTAGATGATAAATTAGAAGATGGTGAATCAGAATTAACACGAAAAGCATTTGCCGAAGCTAAGACACAAGATG GTGTTGTGCCATCGGTAATCAGAGAATGGAATTTTCTTG GCCCATTTCCGATCGGTAAGATGGAAGTTGACGGTGATCCGGTTTCAGGGTTGGGTGGAGCATACCGCGCATACAAAGAATCACTAGGAAAGCATCATGTATACAGATCCGAACTGACGTCTAATGCCAGTCTGACGTGGATCAAATTGAAAGCT GAAAAGTCCGGTGAAGTGCATGTATCGCCGATTATCGACTGGAGAGATCTCGTATCGTCTCTCGGTTCTACAGGCATTATGGAATGGCAG GGTTGGTCTGTGGGCGAATTTTATGTGAACCAGAAAGCAGTGGTGTTGGTTCGGTGTTTAG GTGTTCACACTATCTACATTGACGACTACATTCTTGCTGCTGATATCTATAGACGAGATTGGTTTTG GTTTTCTATTCATCTGTCAGTTGGTCTACATGTATTGTCAATCAGACTGCGAACGAAAGTTCAACTG ACCTATCAATGTCACTTGAAACAATCGGGGAATTTGCGATTTGAACTTCACCAGCCACACTATGTACCTGATATTGTCGAGGGGCAACTCGTCTCTTCGTACGTGGCACTGCCAGTTGTCAATCATGCATTAGAGAAAGGTCTGAAAGATATTCG AGTTACCGTCATTGAGCAGACGGGTGCTCCATCGATATCTGTTTCTTTGGCAACTAATCGTTTGATGATTCCCGTTGCTAGAGGTCAG GTTAGTTTTCTTCCCTTGCTACTGGAGTCTCAGTCGACGTCAGGAAAGAAGGGCAAATGCCAGGATGTAAA ATTGAGTCTCAAACTATCAGCTAGCTCTGCTCACTCGCAACAAATAGATATCAAGCTTCGATGTCGAAGCAAGAAAGAATCGTTTCTGTTTACGTTTGAGGATCACGATGGATCA ATTCAACATGCAGCTGCCATCGCCCCAAAGAAAAAGTGCCCATCAAGTGGCTGTCCTGTAGTACTAACTCTTCATGGAACTG GTGTTCCACCTCAGAACCAAGCTGATAGCTACAAACgaatgaaagagaaaaactGGGTTTTTGGTCTTGACACAGCTTGGGTGCTGGCGCCAACACG TCACGGTGCTCATAACTGGGAAGGTCCGGGAATGCTAACATCAATCACAGCATTAAAGCAACTCTCTGAA ATATCTCGCAAGATGTCTTGGACTCCTGACGTTGCTTGGACGAAAGTTGTATTTGCAGGCCATTCGATGGGTGGCCATGGAGCATG GCACCTAGCAACTCATCATCCCGACTCCGCTTTGGCTGTAATATCAGCAGCAGGATGGATTGCCAAGGAAGAATACGGCGACTCAAATTTATTTTTCTG TCATGATGTCAGTGTCAGCTTTACTGATCCTGCCTTGAAAGCAATATTAGAG GCGTGTGTGGCAGAGAATATGGCTGATCATCATGTGTCCAATCTTCGG GGTGTTCCTGTCTTGGCAAGGGTCGGTGCTGTTGACAGAACGGTTCATCCTTATTATGGAAG ACGGATGTATCGTTTGCTGGAGCAGGCCGGAGTCAATGTGTCATATGCAGAGTTGCCTGGGAAAGAACACTGGTGGTGGGACACTTG GAGTGAGAACGACGGTGGCGTCAACAGTGATCCTGTAGTCAGAAAGTTTGTCGAATACTTTACTGTACCACATAAAGATGGCTGGCAGAATAGGCAATGTTATAAAAACAAAGACTGTGTGACGGATAGTCGGGAGTCAAAGTATAGTGGCAGTGCTGGTGCATTGTTTGCTTCAGAGACTAGCCGGTTGGCGGGTCAGTatactctgtctgtcttcaatCCTGCGTCGCATAAAGGATTACGAGGAGTTCAAGTGATTTTGCAGCTTATTCCAATGCGGAAGTCCAAGGTGCAGATTGATATTCGGGAAGAATCGGCTGTATTGCACACATCAAATGTTAAGATGCTGCAGCTACAACCACCCGATGTGGCTCCTATATATTGGCAAAGTATGCAAGACGTAACG ATTGATGGTATGCATTTACCCAACTTGACCTCTGATTCAGAGGACTCGCTCAGTCTCTATCGGAATGATGATG GTTCATGGGAAAAGGTCTCAAGCTCTCTTGCCATTCTCGCATTGAGCCGATATGGTCCAGCACGACGCGTTGCCGAATCTCCCTTTCTCATCGTCGTCG GAAAGGACACAACTGTTATGCACATGGCTCTCTACATCGCCAACCTATTCCATTTGACTTCAGACACTCTTGCACCAATCGTAACAGACAGTGACATAGAGCCACTACAAG ATCAATACAATCTAATTATTCTCGGACAACCCGAAGAAAATACTCTCATTCAAAGTTCCCTTCTTACAACACCCATTTCTTACGAGAACAAAG GTTTTAGACTCGGACGTTGCCATTTCTCTTCCAACCATACGGGTGTGGCTGCTATTGGATTCCACTCACAACATCACCAAACTCTGATTTTGACCGGCAATTCAGCAGAGGCGCTCAAAGACATCGTCCATCTTGCCACACCAACGATCCCACCCATGACCAGATCACCA TTTTCAAACCTCATTCCCGACTTCGTTATTACCGGTCACGACTTCAAAGCCTTTGGTACTGGTGGCTATCTGTGTGCAGGCTTTTGGGACCAGCAGATACGAGATGCTCAACTTCATACAGTGATTAACAAACAGAGCATTTCGTGCGCTTGTTAG
- the LOC134179352 gene encoding phosphofurin acidic cluster sorting protein 2-like encodes MDSPDDDGSIVPVPMKFLSTWEIERTSPECVPRWCRLKLIGLEIVCPDDLNLNGVIIAVSMKNMRRTLRSTDLALITGGKTSVALDLTFSLQYPHYLKRNGNCLQIMLQRRNRYKNKSMPGFKTLAIGHVYMDQVLQHSLSGPMPLVGKAKGGQKTVANVEVELIDSEPVTVTREPSAAHEPAAAAATYESSPEDMACDDDEYFDQDYPPVASDGSDSDDQVMEPVSSGRRTRMKMKKLMQVVAKKGNLRKLFASLKKVKIDDEEEVPNMSFLDESHVVEDFTQDSDDDSEGQDILESFSSGSTPKPSLRPFFPQHCASLTNLLETGTTQTAGSRQQEQAVNEDSSHGLRTSSDLNPSDSQQAVDEEAGESETRVSSQIAAVLSTDPLPSNLLVIDKASVQEKKLSRLLKGLNGISVFLTRRPSEAKDAISTALLRLYNISHRSSIPYCVKIGLAGDDQFYYHVLQAFVETAVKKTVNWPELVRFIPIHLGLSRITSFMLASDPVYRSLFADQVWTDFLDSACTADGAPDVSKKIVKLFQAASTLHCVTVAQALLQCKSSEHESSQTMVPFISDLQLGLTELLKQNDVEVPEELGSMSSCQSAEGLPTESVSSPASSVPPLTSNPSHHSVDYIDLQVDYWSSNAVSKKDAGKVTLKGPYRSLGVFVNTEESLSGLMNMIIVPREKHKKGIRIGRKSRGDSIVASVSKLVCSSSKGPLHKVIIDGTEWTDVKFFSVSPAWSKSIQFPLGMCSPSFSSHRPVETQC; translated from the exons ATGGATTCGCCAGATGATGATGGTAGCATTGTCCCTGTGCCGATGAAATTTCTGTCTACATGGGAGATCGAACGCACGTCTCCTGAATGTGTTCCCAG ATGGTGTCGTCTCAAGTTAATCGGCCTAGAAATTGTGTGTCCCGACGATCTGAATCTGAACGGAGTTATTATTGCTGTTTCGATGAAG AACATGCGGCGAACGTTGAGATCAACGGATTTGGCTTTGATCACAGGCGGAAAGACGTCCGTTGCGTTGGATCTGACGTTCTCTCTTCAA TATCCACACTATCTCAAACGCAACGGAAATTGCTTGCAGATCATGCTGCAACGCCGCAACCGCTACAAAAACAAGAGCATGCCCGGTTTCAAGACGCTGGCGATAGGACACGTATATATGGACCAG GTGTTGCAGCATTCGTTGAGTGGACCTATGCCTTTGGTTGGAAAGGCAAAAGGTGGTCAGAAGACGGTAGCTAATGTGGAAGTGGAGTTGATTGACAG CGAACCAGTCACAGTCACAAGAGAACCAAGTGCTGCTCATGAacctgcagctgcagcagccaCAT ACGAGTCATCTCCAGAGGACATGGcctgtgatgatgatgagtaTTTTGACCAGGACTACCCTCCTGTGGCGTCTGATGGTAGTGACAGTGATGACCAGGTAATGGAACCTGTGTCATCTGGGAGAAGGACAAGGATGAAGATGAAAAAACTGATGCAGGTGGTAGCAAAG AAGGGCAATCTTAGAAAACTGTTTGCTTCACTCAAGAAGGTGAAAATCGATGATGAG GAGGAGGTGCCGAACATGTCATTTCTAGATGAAAGTCACGTTGTTGAGGACTTCACTCAAGACTCTGATGACGACTCTGAAGGTCAAGATATCTTGGAAAGTTTCAGCAGTGGATCGACTCCCAAGCCATCATTGAG GCCATTCTTTCCTCAACATTGCGCAAGCTTGACCAATCTGTTAGAGACAGGGACAACTCAG acTGCTGGTTCTAGACAGCAAGAGCAG GCAGTTAATGAGGATAGTTCTCATGGCCTTCGTACATCATCTGATCTAAACCCATCAGATAGTCAGCAGGCAGTTGACGAGGAAGCTGGTGAATCAGAAACTCGG gtATCATCACAAATAGCAGCTGTGCTGAGCACTGATCCTTTGCCATCCAATTTGTTGGTGATTGATAAAGCGTCAGTTCAAGAAAAA AAGCTGTCTCGGTTGCTGAAGGGATTGAATGGAATCTCAGTGTTTCTGACTCGGCGACCATCTGAAGCTAAAGATGCAATTTCTACTGCTTTGCTGCGTCTTTACAACAT CTCACATCGAAGCTCTATCCCTTATTGTGTCAAGATTGGATTGGCTGGTGATGACCAGTTTTACTACCATGTTTTGCAAGCATTTGTTGAGACAGCAGTGAAGAAAACCGTCAATTGGCCGGAACTTGTTCGATTTATTCCCATTCACTTGG GTCTCAGTCGTATCACGAGTTTTATGTTAGCGTCAGATCCCGTATATCGATCGTTGTTTGCTGATCAAGTGTGGACCGACTTTTTGGATTCTGCATGTACTGCTGATG gTGCACCAGACGTGAGCAAAAAGATTGTGAAGCTATTTCAAGCTGCAAGTACACTGCATTGTGTGACCGTGGCTCAAGCATTACTCCAATGTAAATCGAG CGAGCATGAGTCTAGTCAGACGATGGTTCCATTCATTAGC GACTTGCAGTTGGGTCTTACTGAATTACTAAAACAAAATG ATGTGGAAGTTCCTGAGGAACTAGGGAGCATGTCATCATGTCAGTCTGCAGAAGGACTGCCGACAGAATCTGTTTCATCACCTGCTAGTTCTGTGCCACCATTAACAAG TAACCCTTCTCATCATTCTGTGGACTACATCGACCTTCAAGTGGACTATTGGAGCTCTAATGCTGTGTCGAAGAAAGATGCTGGCAAG GTTACTTTGAAGGGGCCATATCGGTCGCTGGGTGTCTTCGTTAATACTGAAGAATCACTTTCGGGTCTCATGAATATGATTATTGTGCCACGGGAAAAACATAAAAAAG GCATTCGGATAGGCAGAAAGTCTCGAGGTGACAGCATTGTGGCTAGTGTGTCAAAACTGGTTTGTAGCAGCTCAAAGGGCCCACTCCATAAAG TTATTATTGATGGAACTGAATGGACTGATGTTAAGTTTTTCTCGGTGTCACCAGCTTGGTCGAAATCTATTCAGTTTCCTTTAGGAATGTGCTCTCCATCATTCTCTTCTCATCGACCTGTAGAGACACAATGCTGA
- the LOC134180122 gene encoding mitochondrial ribonuclease P catalytic subunit-like — MSGGMRQSWLTSLRLLRGFESSFLFSSFRVLVRCQCAGASKRRRRVYYDFVAGQCVKHGDVNRASELASTMEQEQDFVFQKGAFRSLLYLYAHHSRPDDMLRIKQIMIDKKQLLDSSAYSSLVSGLVAAGRLEDAFKQLREAEATSIDLQARMFVPIIEKLVELRRVEEGRELWREMVDDHRLWPTDAGLGGIFRGLSETKSDDWVWSIFQEMRNEYRCIDLVTTQAIAHWFNSCQTDKWRVTTTSISGDGHCCACGHKLESIELPPDRKAALLRRTTELLSGFENTDGVANAETCRDAARDTHRRALTHRIREIETQIVQLEANTLHNSSDKHIRDMLEDRKSQLKLLRRNMPLTLKGLYERLGLQPPLLSEVKHFKDWIARTGPYNVVVDGLNVAGFNSRGKTDLLKVEGVVRHFLDQGKRVLLIFRKHVYDNRRYRPILKRLTEVNTCHVYYTSNRRVDDWFFLYAAVCGDMEIELVTNDQMRDHRQLFHGKLYQDFLKWQQRHQVKLLHFRNNLRPTFQSPQAHDSVVQWTGDTYHFPMTEMNQWLCVTKIQRNNLANHR; from the exons aTGTCCGGGGGAATGCGACAGAGTTGGTTGACGAGTCTGCGATTATTGAGAGGTTTCGAGTCGTCgtttcttttctcttcttttcgTGTGCTCGTGCGATGTCAATGCGCGGGAGCTAGTAAACGGAGACGGCGAGTTTATTACGATTTTGTTGCCGGACAGTGTGTCAAGCACGGAGACGTCAACAGAGCGTCCGAGCTCGCCTCCACCATGGAACAGGAACAAGACTTCGTGTTCCAGAAAGGCGCCTTTCGAAGTCTCCTCTATTTGTATGCTCATCACAGCAGACCAGATGACATGCTGAG GATCAAACAGATAATGATTGACAAAAAGCAACTGTTGGACAGCTCAGCATACTCAAGCCTCGTGTCTGGTTTGGTGGCGGCAGGCAGACTAGAAGACGCATTTAAACAACTGAGAGAAGCAGAGGCTACGAGTATTGACTTACAGGCTAGGATGTTTGTACCGATAATCGAAAAATTAGTGGAGTTGAGACGTGTAGAGGAGGGACGTGAGTTGTGGCGAGAGATGGTGGATGATCATCGGTTGTGGCCTACAGATGCAGGACTCGGAGGGATTTTCAGAGGTCTGAGTGAAACGAAGAGCGACGATTGGGTGTGGAGTATCTTTCAAGAGATGCGGAATGAGTATAGGTGCATCGACTTAGTTACAACACAGGCCATTGCTCATTGGTTCAACAGCTG TCAGACTGACAAGTGGAGAGTAACCACCACATCGATTAGTGGCGA CGGTCACTGTTGTGCTTGCGGTCACAAGTTGGAGTCTATCGAGTTGCCGCCCGATAGAAAGGCGGCACTTCTTAGACGAACGACTGAATTGCTATCGGGGTTCGAAAACACAGACGGTGTGGCTAATGCGGAGACGTGTCGTGATGCCGCACGAGACACCCACAGGAGAGCACTCACTCATCGCATCAGGGAGATCGAGACACAAATTGTGCAGCTTGAGGCGAACACATTGCACAACTCGTCGGACAAGCACATCAGAGACATGCTGGAAGACAGAAAATCTCAGTTGAAATTATTGAGGAGGAACATGCCGCTCACGTTGAAAGGATTGTACGAACGATTAGGCTTGCAGCCTCCGTTGTTGAGCGAGGTGAAGCATTTTAAGGATTGGATAGCGAGAACTGGACCATATAATGTCGTCGTGGATGGACTCAATGTAGCCGGTTTCAACAGCAGGGGAAAGACTGATCTACTGAAG GTTGAGGGTGTTGTGCGGCATTTCTTGGATCAGGGGAAACGGGTGTTGTTGATATTTCGAAAACACGTGTATGATAACAGGCGCTATCGTCCTATATTGAAACGGTTGACCGAGGTGAACACGTGTCATGTGTACTACACTTCAAACAG GAGAGTGGACGATTGGTTCTTTCTATACGCCGCCGTCTGTGGTGATATGGAAATCGAACTGGTTACCAATGATCAAATGCGTGACCACAGACAGCTGTTTCACGGTAAGCTCTACCAAGACTTCCTGAAGTGGCAGCAAAGACATCAAGTCAAGCTGCTTCACTTCCGAAACAACTTGCGACCAACATTTCAG TCTCCACAGGCTCACGACAGTGTGGTACAGTGGACAGGTGATACTTACCACTTTCCCATGACTGAAATGAATCAATGGCTGTGTGTTACCAAAATACAAAGAAATAATTTAGCAAATCATAGATAG
- the LOC134179351 gene encoding uncharacterized protein LOC134179351 yields the protein MSRENRPTLQRAKTEILWTHKVAETERLVKDRERASNWKRWGPFLSERQWSTVREDYSPDGTCWEYFPHDHARSRAYRWGEDGILGICDRQCRLCFSVALWNGQDPILKERLFGLTGSQGNHGEDVKECYYYLDSTPTHSYMKGLYKYPLSVFPYTELEEENRQRSIHEPEFELTDSGVFKDDNYCDVFATYAKKTPNDVMIKVTVANRSADPARVHVLPTLWYRNTWIWGCQHEGCTMKPKIKAVSDQEVICTHETLDKFHFYACPGPDGSTVPLLFTENETNSKRLWGVDQYTPYTKDAFHRYVINGEKDAVNPKRRGTKVTPLYVLDLEPHQEQSVYMRLVAESELGVADSAAMTADEIEDVIETRKQEADNFYDALLPKEFDADHRLVVRQAYAGLLWSKQFYHYVVEDWLEGDPGQPKPAESRLQGRNHDWRHLFNRDVVSMPDKWEYPWYACWDLAFHMIPFARIDPEFSKDQLLLFLREWYMHPNGQIPAYEFAFGDVNPPVHAWACWRVYKMTGKRGERDRLFLARAFQKLILNFNWWVNRKDPSGKNIFAGGFLGLDNIGVFDRSKPLPSGYDLEQADGTAWMAFFCVTMLNIALELALEDPVYEDMASKFFEHFVSIVGAMNAMADGQGLWNEEDGFYYDHLQEPSGRHVPIRIRSMVGLIPLFACLVLDDKTLQKLEGFKKRLHWFLKYKKHLAKHVTTGAMEGEDFFHLLAIPTENQLRRVLDYLLDENEFLSPYGIRSLSRVHKDKPFSLSCYIGGEDAAVHYTPGESNTYLFGGNSNWRGPVWLCVNYLLIESLERYHYFYGEKIRVECPKGSGKMKNLREVGLDIAERLGNIFLADSTGRRPCHGDDPLYRDDPHWKDLVLFYEYFHGDSGLGCGASHQTGWTALAARCLEKKVKK from the exons ATGTCGCGAGAGAATCGCCCGACGCTACAGCGAGCCAAAACGGAGATCCTCTGGACTCACAAGGTTGCAGAAACGGAGAGGCTCGTCAAGGACCGCGAGCGTGCGAGCAACTGGAAACGCTGGGGACCTTTCCTCAGCGAACGCCAATGGAGCACAGTACGAGAGGACTACTCCCCGGATGGAACATG TTGGGAGTATTTTCCACACGACCACGCCCGCTCGAGGGCTTACCGTTGGGGCGAGGATGGCATTCTCGGCATCTGTGACCGTCAGTGCAGGCTCTGCTTCAGTGTCGCTCTCTGGAACGGGCAGGACCCGATTCTGAAGGAGCGCCTCTTTGGTCTGACCGGCTCGCAGGGAAATCACGGTGAAGACGTGAAGGAGTGTTACTATTATCTCGACTCTACTCCTACGCATTCCTATATGAAGGGTTTGTATAAGTATCCGTTGTCGGTGTTTCCTTATACTGAGTTGGAGGAGGAGAACAGGCAGCGTTCGATTCATGAGCCGGAATTTGAGTTGACAGACAGTGGAGTGTTCAAGGATGATAACTACTGTGATGTGTTTGCTACTTATGCTAAGAAGACGCCCAACGATGTGATGATCAAAGTGACTGTAGCAAATCGGAGTGCTGATCCAGCCCGTGTTCATGTTCTTCCGACGCTTTGGTATCGAAATACGTGGATCTGGGGCTGCCAGCATGAAGGATGCACGATGAAGCCGAAAATAAAAGCAGTCAGTGACCAAGAGGTCATTTGCACTCACGAGACACTCGACAAGTTTCATTTTTATGCGTGCCCGGGCCCTGATGGAAGCACAGTGCCATTGCTTTTTACTGAGAATGAAACGAATTCCAAGCGGCTGTGGGGTGTTGATCAGTATACTCCCTATACGAAAGATGCATTCCATAGATATGTTATTAACGGGGAGAAGGATGCTGTCAATCCTAAACGCCGTGGAACCAAAGTCACACCACTTTATGTTCTTGATCTAGAGCCACATCAAGAGCAGAGTGTTTACATGCGGCTGGTGGCTGAGAGTGAACTCGGAGTTGCCGACTCTGCTGCCATGACAGCCGATGAGATTGAAGATGTTATTGAAACTCGCAAACAAGAAGCCGATAACTTCTATGATGCTTTACTGCCGAAGGAGTTTGATGCTGATCATCGTCTCGTTGTTCGTCAAGCGTATGCGGGTCTGTTGTGGAGCAAGCAGTTCTACCACTATGTTGTTGAAGACTGGCTGGAAGGAGATCCAGGACAGCCAAAACCGGCTGAAAGCCGACTACAGGGTCGGAACCACGACTGGAGACACTTGTTTAACAGAGACGTCGTTTCAATGCCTGACAAGTGGGAGTATCCCTGG TATGCATGCTGGGACCTTGCGTTTCACATGATCCCTTTTGCACGTATTGACCCCGAGTTTTCCAAAGATCAACTTTTGTTGTTCCTGCGTGAGTGGTACATGCACCCAAATGGTCAAATACCTGCCTATGAATTTGCATTCGGTGATGTCAATCCACCAGTTCATGCATGGGCTTGCTGGCGTGTTTATAAAATGACTGGGAAGCGTGGAGAACGAGATCGACTCTTCCTTGCAAGGGCATTCCAGAAACTTATCCTCAACTTCAATTG GTGGGTGAACAGAAAAGATCCTAGTGGTAAGAACATCTTTGCAGGAGGATTCTTGGGTCTTGATAATATTGGAGTATTTGACCGCTCTAAACCACTACCGAGTGGATACGACTTGGAACAG GCTGATGGTACAGCCTGGATGGCATTTTTCTGTGTCACGATGCTCAACATTGCTCTTGAGTTGGCTCTAGAAGATCCCGTCTATGAAGACATGGCATCCAAGTTCTTTGAGCACTTTGTCAGCATTGTTGGTGCAATGAATGCAATGGCTGATGGTCAAGGGCTGTGGAATGAAGAAGACGGTTTCTACTACGATCATCTACAAGAGCCTTCTGGTCGTCACGTCCCAATTAGAATTCGCTCAATGGTTGGCCTCATACCCCTCTTTGCTTGCCTCGTGCTTGACGATAAGACACTACAGAAGCTGGAGGGTTTCAAGAAACGTCTCCATTGGTTCCTTAAATACAAGAAACATCTTGCAAAGCAT GTGACGACGGGTGCAATGGAGGGAGAAGACTTCTTCCATCTCCTTGCTATTCCCACCGAAAATCAACTCAGGAGGGTGCTTGACTACCTTCTGGATGAGAACGAGTTCCTGTCACCGTATGGAATTCGATCATTGTCACGAGTGCACAAGgacaaaccgttttctttgaGCTGCTATATTGGTGGTGAAGATGCAGCAGTCCACTACACACCGGGTGAATCCAACACGTATCTGTTTGGAGGCAACAGCAACTGGAGGGGTCCAGTGTGGCTATGTG TGAACTACTTGTTGATTGAGAGTCTTGAGCGCTATCACTACTTCTATGGAGAGAAGATCCGTGTTGAGTGTCCCAAAGGGTCTGGCAAGATGAAGAATCTGCGTGAAGTTGGTCTCGACATTGCAGAACGTCTTGGTAACATCTTCCTTGCTGATTCAACTGGCAGACGGCCATGCCACGGTGACGATCCACTCTATCGTGACGATCCTCACTGGAAGGATCTGGTCTTGTTTTACGAATATTTTCATGGTGACTCGGGTCTTGGATGTGGAGCCAG cCATCAGACTGGTTGGACTGCTCTAGCTGCTCGTTGTCTAGAGAAGAAAGTAAAGAAGTAG